The DNA segment GTAAACGTAGGGGGCAAGCTCTTCAACCGGCAGGTTGCGTGCCTTTGCCCAGCAGCTCAGTACGTGGTCGATGGCATTATCGCCCTCAGCAACTACAAGCAGTTCTACTCGGTTACAGGTCGAAAGCGTAAGTGCCTCTTTAATACATCCTTCAACAGGCACAACACCTTCTTCAAGATGCTTACAGTCTGTAAGAGCGAATTTTTCGCGGACTTCAACACCGGCGGTCTTATGGTTAAGACCTATAAGATAAATATCGCGATCCATATTAATTACTGAAGAAAGCTATGATGTGTTGGGGTAAAGATATTAATGCCAATTAATGAGAACATGCAGATACCAAATATCCAAATAGCTGCACGAGCTGCCTTACGACCGCGCCATCCCAACACAAGTCTCTGGTGGAACAACCATGCGTAGACAAACCAGACGCCCAGGGAAACAATTTCCTTTGGGTCACCGCTGAGTATTCTGCCCCATTCAATACGAGCCCAGATAAATCCGGTTACCAAACCTACTGTGTACAAAGGAAAACCGGCAACTACAGCAAGTTGGTTAACTTTGTCAAAAGTGTTTAGTGCGGGCAGTTCTTTTTCAAAATCACTAAGAGGTTCTTTTGATTTAATTTTATTTTCAAGACGGGTGAATAAAATTCCAGCCCCGAATGCCATTGCAAGTAAGCCAAAGCTTAAAAACAGTGTGCCGATATGGAGGCCGAAGAATGCTCCAGACCATGCTTTTGGTAATTGTGACACGCTCTTAGCATGAAACGAGCCAATGAATAGCACAAGTGCAAGTGGCGAAGCGGTGATCGATAAAAAGGAAAGCTTAAATCGCCACCACATAAAAAAGTACATAAGCAATAAGCTCCATGACAGCATGGAGATATAGTAACCGGAAGGAAGAGCCCATCCGTTAAGCGCTAAGGCGTACCCGAGAATAACTGTGTGTAGTCCGAATCCGGTGATAGTCAACGCATTAGACAGCAGTTTAAATTTTCGGTTTTTAAGAATTGAACCGGTAAAAACGGTAATAGCACCCAAACCATACAACGTAACGACAAGAATGGAGAATAGCTCAAATGAGCTCATGGAGTAACGCTCCTATGTTAGAATGCAATGTCTCCGGAAGGGTAGACCGTAAAATAGATTCAGCCGCAATTCGATCTTTTTTCTGAATAGCTTCTGCAATGTCAGAAGAAACAAGGCTTCGGAACACAGCTGTGTTCTGTGCAGTATCATTTGCCAGTTCAAGTATCAATGGACGAATCCGTCCCATG comes from the Halodesulfovibrio marinisediminis DSM 17456 genome and includes:
- a CDS encoding cytochrome C assembly family protein, giving the protein MSSFELFSILVVTLYGLGAITVFTGSILKNRKFKLLSNALTITGFGLHTVILGYALALNGWALPSGYYISMLSWSLLLMYFFMWWRFKLSFLSITASPLALVLFIGSFHAKSVSQLPKAWSGAFFGLHIGTLFLSFGLLAMAFGAGILFTRLENKIKSKEPLSDFEKELPALNTFDKVNQLAVVAGFPLYTVGLVTGFIWARIEWGRILSGDPKEIVSLGVWFVYAWLFHQRLVLGWRGRKAARAAIWIFGICMFSLIGINIFTPTHHSFLQ